The Candidatus Liberimonas magnetica genome includes a window with the following:
- a CDS encoding substrate-binding domain-containing protein, with product MKKTIVFFVCSLAMVFSVQSVQDVIRMYGATTVVEFLGPYKNIVEKNLECRLEIVGNAAGVGLMNLDQGKCDVALTATTLENTLNAARMGKRDISSNGLVFTSLKNDELVFILNKSNPVTNLTKEQLKKILIGSITNWREVGGPNLTIAVIAGKPTCAIRNLIRKELFPEADFSPRTKEFTLYDALVAEVESTPGAIAGVSRTYVTPDVKIVDSVKLSRPLAFITKDDSQGKVKKVIEEFKKAVSETEKPAEQKQ from the coding sequence ATGAAAAAAACAATTGTTTTTTTTGTTTGTAGTTTAGCCATGGTTTTTTCAGTTCAGTCTGTCCAGGATGTTATCAGGATGTACGGTGCAACGACCGTTGTCGAATTCTTGGGCCCTTACAAAAATATAGTTGAAAAAAACCTGGAGTGCAGGCTGGAAATTGTAGGAAATGCCGCAGGCGTAGGGCTTATGAACCTTGACCAGGGTAAATGTGACGTAGCTTTAACAGCTACAACTCTTGAAAACACCCTGAATGCCGCAAGGATGGGAAAAAGAGACATAAGTAGTAACGGGCTGGTATTTACGTCCTTAAAAAATGATGAACTGGTATTTATCCTTAATAAGTCAAATCCAGTTACAAATTTAACAAAAGAACAGCTTAAAAAAATCCTTATAGGCAGTATAACTAACTGGAGAGAAGTCGGCGGGCCGAATTTAACGATAGCTGTTATTGCAGGCAAACCTACATGTGCAATCAGAAACCTTATAAGAAAAGAATTATTTCCCGAAGCTGATTTTTCACCCCGCACGAAAGAATTTACTCTTTATGATGCATTAGTTGCAGAGGTAGAGTCTACTCCTGGGGCAATTGCTGGAGTAAGCAGGACGTATGTTACGCCTGATGTGAAAATAGTAGATTCTGTCAAACTTTCAAGGCCGTTGGCGTTCATAACAAAAGACGACTCTCAAGGAAAAGTAAAAAAAGTTATAGAAGAGTTCAAGAAGGCTGTATCTGAAACAGAAAAACCAGCAGAACAAAAGCAATAA
- a CDS encoding response regulator, with the protein MIKVLVVDDSTFLRKIIKQILSFDPEIEVIDEAGDGKEAIEKTLLLGPDVITMDIIMPGFDGLWALEEIMKQRPTPVILVSSISLPSSDVVQEAFSLGVVDVVIKPEKQEDTSAIRKELIEKVRAASKINKVRLLENKALQLNKKKPLTNSKATQVVVIATSAGGPPSLYEVISKFSENLSAGIIIAQHLPSVFVDSFIAHLQTKTTLHVRHANKGDILRSRDILFSPTDSTLELYNTKRGKVVNLIDYQVRLQPDIDKVIISCAKAFRFETILVILSGLGNSGVKGAEEVKKLGGKVIVEDESTAGVFNGMPLSVITSGFYDTTSSSYTIAATVERYLGSKVDAAGQKNFYVKGSVLKNTMNYLQEKEREKVCSDILANMTENSRNTLSGEINSYNYFPGSIYNELNENIFKFLSKANPNIIETIAYENARNCYRLFKKGLDIVPLDVENLITVLETINKIIFPEVQWEKVSLNLEKKYLKFIQRNGGYTESNSEILANATNSWTLYFFEQAKLTLTRIENETGKDNKGYFIACSVWWK; encoded by the coding sequence ATGATAAAAGTACTTGTGGTGGATGATTCAACATTCTTAAGAAAAATAATTAAGCAAATACTTTCCTTTGACCCCGAGATCGAAGTAATTGATGAAGCTGGTGATGGCAAAGAAGCTATTGAAAAAACATTGCTTTTAGGGCCGGATGTTATTACTATGGATATAATCATGCCGGGTTTCGACGGTCTATGGGCGCTTGAAGAAATCATGAAGCAGCGGCCCACTCCTGTTATTTTAGTCAGTTCAATCAGCCTGCCTTCTTCAGACGTAGTACAGGAAGCTTTCTCTTTAGGTGTCGTAGACGTAGTCATCAAACCGGAGAAGCAGGAAGATACTTCTGCGATCAGAAAAGAACTCATTGAAAAAGTTAGAGCAGCTTCTAAAATCAACAAGGTCAGGCTCCTTGAAAATAAGGCACTGCAATTAAATAAGAAAAAACCTTTAACTAATTCAAAAGCTACCCAAGTTGTCGTAATAGCGACCTCAGCGGGAGGCCCGCCTTCCCTTTATGAAGTAATATCAAAATTCTCTGAAAACTTGTCGGCAGGGATAATTATTGCCCAGCACCTTCCGAGTGTTTTTGTAGATTCCTTTATAGCTCATTTGCAGACAAAGACCACCCTGCATGTCAGGCATGCGAATAAGGGCGATATTCTCCGGTCAAGAGATATCCTCTTCTCTCCCACTGATTCAACCCTGGAATTGTACAACACCAAAAGAGGAAAAGTAGTGAACCTGATAGATTATCAAGTGCGCTTACAGCCTGACATTGACAAAGTAATTATTTCCTGTGCAAAAGCTTTTAGGTTCGAAACCATTCTGGTCATACTTTCAGGCCTCGGCAATTCTGGAGTAAAAGGCGCCGAGGAAGTAAAAAAATTAGGGGGCAAGGTAATAGTTGAAGACGAATCAACCGCGGGAGTGTTTAACGGGATGCCACTAAGTGTTATAACATCAGGTTTTTATGACACGACAAGCTCTTCTTATACTATCGCAGCTACAGTAGAAAGATATCTTGGCTCAAAAGTTGATGCAGCCGGTCAAAAGAATTTTTATGTTAAGGGAAGCGTACTTAAGAATACCATGAATTACTTGCAAGAAAAAGAACGGGAGAAGGTTTGCAGCGATATTCTCGCAAACATGACAGAAAATTCAAGAAATACCCTGTCAGGCGAAATAAATTCTTATAATTATTTTCCGGGCAGCATTTACAATGAGCTAAATGAAAACATCTTTAAATTTTTAAGCAAAGCTAACCCTAATATAATAGAAACTATCGCTTACGAAAATGCAAGGAACTGTTACCGGTTATTCAAAAAAGGCCTCGATATAGTGCCTTTAGATGTTGAAAATTTAATTACTGTCCTGGAAACCATAAACAAGATTATTTTTCCTGAAGTGCAATGGGAAAAGGTTTCATTAAATCTTGAAAAAAAATATTTAAAATTCATACAACGGAACGGCGGTTATACAGAATCAAATTCGGAGATACTTGCAAATGCGACTAACAGTTGGACATTATATTTTTTTGAGCAGGCGAAATTGACCTTGACCAGGATCGAAAATGAGACCGGCAAAGATAACAAGGGATATTTTATTGCCTGCAGCGTGTGGTGGAAGTAA
- a CDS encoding DJ-1/PfpI family protein: MIKKIAIKKIEGSSKDDKKQGVDAPSKKALFVLAPRDFRDEEYFEPKKILSDAGIKTVTASLMLGDLQGMKGARTKGDILIVDANTNDYDAIIFVGGSGAQVLWNNPAAQKLAKDSVAANKILGAICLAPNTLGKAGVLKGKKVTGFPSIKGELSAAGANFTGRAVEQDGNIITGSGPEAANEFGLALLKALK; the protein is encoded by the coding sequence ATTATAAAAAAGATTGCAATAAAAAAAATAGAAGGGTCTTCAAAAGATGATAAAAAACAGGGTGTAGACGCACCTTCAAAAAAGGCTTTATTTGTACTTGCTCCAAGAGATTTCCGGGATGAAGAATATTTTGAACCAAAAAAGATATTGAGCGACGCCGGCATAAAAACAGTTACAGCAAGCCTGATGCTGGGAGATCTTCAAGGCATGAAAGGTGCAAGGACAAAAGGCGATATTTTGATAGTTGATGCAAATACTAATGACTATGATGCTATAATCTTTGTAGGCGGTTCCGGCGCACAAGTCCTTTGGAATAATCCGGCTGCGCAGAAACTGGCAAAAGACTCGGTTGCCGCAAACAAGATACTTGGCGCAATATGCCTTGCCCCGAACACGCTCGGCAAAGCCGGGGTTTTAAAAGGAAAGAAAGTAACGGGTTTTCCTTCAATAAAAGGCGAACTTTCTGCGGCAGGCGCTAATTTTACAGGCAGGGCTGTAGAACAGGACGGTAATATTATCACCGGTTCAGGCCCTGAAGCTGCAAATGAATTCGGGCTTGCACTGCTAAAGGCTCTGAAGTAA
- a CDS encoding polysaccharide deacetylase family protein encodes MRKKIYLACLLVFLISNFAFSQNQKVFYADGPKDKKALSLTFDDGPAPNTKKVLNILKKHNIKATFFMEGAKLAQYPDIAKEVQSAGHEIGIHLYSHPNFYAYKKSDYREFLINEIEKTRKEAEKALGIKVSLLRMPNGYVRQWVKAIAKEQTLVLINWSFGTDWKKMTKEQLLKTYTEHIKPGAIFLLHDSGKKDKPMLEMLSDFIEELQRQGYSIVTISELLAIQN; translated from the coding sequence ATGAGGAAAAAAATTTATTTAGCTTGTTTATTAGTTTTTCTAATATCAAACTTTGCTTTTTCTCAAAACCAGAAAGTGTTTTATGCTGACGGGCCTAAAGACAAGAAAGCGCTTTCGCTTACTTTTGACGATGGGCCTGCACCGAATACAAAAAAAGTGCTTAATATACTAAAGAAGCACAATATCAAAGCGACCTTTTTCATGGAAGGGGCAAAATTAGCGCAATACCCGGATATAGCAAAAGAAGTGCAATCCGCAGGCCATGAAATAGGAATACACCTGTACAGCCACCCGAATTTTTATGCTTATAAGAAAAGCGATTATAGGGAATTCTTGATAAACGAAATAGAAAAAACCCGGAAAGAGGCAGAGAAGGCGCTCGGTATTAAGGTAAGTTTACTTAGGATGCCGAACGGTTATGTCAGGCAATGGGTAAAAGCTATAGCTAAAGAACAGACTTTGGTATTAATTAACTGGTCTTTCGGGACCGACTGGAAAAAAATGACCAAGGAACAGCTGCTTAAAACATATACTGAACATATTAAACCCGGCGCTATTTTTTTACTTCATGACTCCGGGAAAAAAGATAAACCTATGCTTGAAATGCTTTCCGATTTCATAGAGGAACTACAAAGGCAGGGGTATAGTATTGTTACAATAAGTGAACTGCTTGCAATACAAAACTAA
- a CDS encoding C-GCAxxG-C-C family protein, whose product MLDDTENKSLNEQAVSVFNKGFNCTQAVLSTYGKKFGIDSSTALKIASAFGGGMARMGETCGAVTGAFMVIGLKYATGMDAKEKIFSVANEFVSRFKARNRSAICKELLGYDISTQEGMKSIKEKNLISTLCPKLVKDASEILEKLLEENQ is encoded by the coding sequence ATGCTTGACGATACCGAAAATAAAAGTTTAAACGAACAAGCGGTTTCTGTGTTCAATAAAGGCTTTAATTGCACTCAGGCAGTACTTTCTACTTACGGGAAAAAATTCGGAATAGACAGTTCAACGGCATTAAAAATAGCATCGGCTTTTGGCGGCGGAATGGCGCGGATGGGCGAAACCTGCGGAGCCGTGACCGGGGCATTCATGGTTATCGGTCTTAAATATGCAACGGGCATGGATGCCAAAGAAAAGATATTTTCCGTAGCAAATGAGTTTGTATCCAGGTTTAAGGCGCGCAACAGATCGGCTATCTGCAAAGAGCTGCTTGGCTATGACATAAGTACCCAGGAAGGCATGAAATCCATAAAAGAAAAGAACCTTATCTCCACCCTCTGCCCGAAACTCGTAAAAGACGCATCGGAAATCCTTGAAAAGCTGTTAGAAGAAAACCAATAA
- a CDS encoding transposase: MNTYKSRKQTRLKGYDYSLDGYYFVTICSKDRKNIFGKIIDAVGAGLASAHYKIRLSKLGQIIDSQWQNIKKQYNNVELGIIMPNHIHGIIIVDNSVLLRADARPAPTVSDIVCSFKSKCSVEYLKYIKQNNLNISGKIWQRSFNDHIRETSGT, from the coding sequence ATGAACACATACAAATCAAGAAAACAAACCAGATTAAAAGGATATGATTATTCTTTGGACGGGTATTATTTTGTAACAATATGTTCAAAAGACAGAAAGAATATTTTCGGTAAAATTATTGATGCCGTAGGGGCGGGCCTTGCGTCCGCCCACTATAAAATCAGATTATCAAAATTGGGCCAAATAATTGACAGCCAATGGCAAAACATCAAAAAACAATATAATAATGTCGAATTGGGTATTATCATGCCAAATCATATCCACGGTATTATAATTGTTGACAATTCTGTATTGTTACGGGCGGACGCAAGGCCCGCCCCTACGGTATCTGATATTGTTTGTTCATTCAAATCGAAATGTTCGGTTGAATATTTAAAATATATTAAACAAAACAACCTGAATATTTCGGGTAAAATATGGCAGCGTTCTTTCAATGACCATATAAGAGAAACTTCGGGGACGTAG
- a CDS encoding substrate-binding domain-containing protein → MKKIIICAVLVTASIFSYCFGEETIRLYGATTVAELLNPYKDVVENKTGCTLEIVGNTAGMGLIYLNDRRCDIALTATNLENTITAAKMGKKNINPEGLVVTVFKNDELVFIVNSSNTVTSLTDAQLKKILTGWIINWQEVGGPKLPVTVVADKVTGATRNLIRKELFPDTDFTPNVKEFISCDLIVSKVKDTQGAIAGVSLMHVTPKVKILNTRHLSRPLGFITKGEPSDKIKEVIDTFASLIK, encoded by the coding sequence ATGAAGAAAATCATCATTTGTGCTGTTCTGGTTACGGCGAGTATATTTTCTTATTGTTTCGGTGAAGAAACTATACGCTTGTACGGAGCAACGACAGTTGCTGAATTGTTAAACCCGTACAAAGACGTTGTTGAGAATAAGACAGGATGCACATTAGAAATAGTCGGGAATACCGCAGGCATGGGGCTTATCTACCTTAATGACAGAAGATGCGATATAGCGCTCACAGCTACAAACCTTGAAAATACCATAACTGCCGCTAAAATGGGCAAAAAGAATATCAACCCTGAAGGCCTGGTGGTTACTGTTTTTAAAAACGACGAGCTGGTTTTTATTGTAAACTCATCAAACACGGTTACGTCGCTTACCGATGCTCAGCTTAAAAAAATACTTACCGGCTGGATAATCAACTGGCAGGAAGTAGGCGGGCCTAAACTACCTGTAACCGTTGTTGCCGACAAAGTAACTGGAGCAACAAGGAACCTTATAAGAAAAGAACTATTCCCGGATACCGACTTTACTCCGAATGTGAAAGAATTTATTTCCTGCGACCTCATTGTTTCAAAGGTAAAAGATACGCAGGGTGCAATCGCGGGCGTAAGCCTGATGCATGTTACTCCAAAAGTTAAAATACTTAATACCCGTCATTTGTCACGGCCTTTGGGATTTATTACAAAAGGAGAACCATCGGACAAAATAAAGGAAGTTATAGATACTTTTGCAAGCTTGATCAAATAG
- a CDS encoding ABC transporter ATP-binding protein has product MSNIAIKSSNLTKNFGDIKAVDNLNLEIYEGEIFAFLGPNGAGKTTTIKLFTGLLIPTSGSVTINGYDIQSDPQKAKQSIGLISDQPFVYQYLSGFEFMRFVGDLYNVPVNEQKNKIPELLEMLELKDWQDDLVESYSHGMKQKLVFASMLLHNPKVLLLDEPLVGLDPKGARLVKDIFKELSNRGVTIFMSTHVLEIAEKLAHRVGIIQKGKVTEVSSVEALKDKIKSKNLEDIFLELTGGTQYAEMLKYL; this is encoded by the coding sequence ATGAGTAATATTGCTATCAAATCATCAAATCTTACCAAGAACTTTGGAGACATAAAAGCAGTAGACAACTTAAACCTTGAAATTTATGAAGGCGAAATATTCGCATTTCTGGGGCCGAACGGTGCAGGAAAAACCACAACTATAAAACTTTTCACAGGGCTTCTTATCCCCACCAGCGGTTCGGTCACGATCAACGGTTATGATATCCAGAGCGATCCGCAGAAGGCAAAACAATCCATAGGCCTTATTTCAGACCAGCCGTTCGTCTATCAGTACCTGAGCGGCTTTGAATTCATGCGTTTTGTGGGTGACTTATACAACGTTCCCGTCAATGAGCAGAAAAACAAGATACCTGAACTGCTTGAAATGTTAGAACTAAAAGACTGGCAGGACGACCTGGTCGAATCCTATTCGCATGGAATGAAGCAAAAACTTGTTTTTGCAAGCATGCTCCTGCACAACCCGAAGGTGCTTTTACTTGATGAGCCCCTGGTGGGCCTTGACCCAAAAGGAGCAAGGCTTGTAAAAGATATTTTTAAAGAACTCTCAAACCGCGGAGTAACGATATTTATGAGCACGCACGTACTTGAGATAGCTGAAAAACTGGCCCACAGGGTAGGCATAATTCAAAAAGGAAAGGTGACGGAAGTCTCCAGCGTTGAAGCCCTTAAAGACAAAATCAAGTCAAAAAACCTAGAAGACATATTCCTAGAACTTACCGGCGGCACCCAGTACGCCGAAATGCTTAAATACCTCTAA
- a CDS encoding Hpt domain-containing protein, translating into MDEMDISQFKEVFLSEAKEHLVSLNSALLVAVKNPSNKETLNQVFRSAHTLKGMAAIMDFNKITDLSRTMENLVDKLLRNELRATAEIVDLISKTSEVLKKLIEDVETNTDSGINIDALMASFGKLTDLQKQKPYP; encoded by the coding sequence ATGGATGAAATGGACATTTCCCAATTCAAAGAAGTATTTTTGTCTGAAGCCAAAGAACACCTGGTTTCACTAAACTCTGCTTTGCTTGTAGCGGTTAAAAATCCGTCAAATAAGGAAACCTTAAATCAGGTCTTTAGATCGGCACATACCTTGAAAGGCATGGCTGCTATAATGGATTTTAACAAAATAACCGACCTTTCACGCACTATGGAAAACCTTGTTGATAAACTCCTTAGAAATGAACTCAGGGCTACAGCCGAAATTGTTGATTTGATTTCTAAGACTTCTGAAGTTTTAAAAAAACTTATTGAAGATGTTGAGACTAATACTGATTCAGGCATAAATATTGATGCATTGATGGCTTCGTTTGGCAAATTGACCGATCTCCAAAAACAAAAACCATATCCTTGA
- a CDS encoding protein-glutamate O-methyltransferase CheR has protein sequence MGPTAEEYYFNKLLDLIHKRLSINCRQYNEAYIKRRINARISANDLELDNYNAYIKILEKNPEELRYLFDALTINVTKFFRDIKIWKYIQNNVLPIIIREKNTSYNKSISVWSCGCSSGEEPYSIAVLLSELYEKHNYKIYITATDIDETSLLKARNGIYSTESMTEIPKEYINKYFTKIENIGLYKINDKIKNQVIFKRKDVFGGEVFCNTFDIVLCRNMLIYFNAQAKEKLVNIFHKSLVENGWLIIGESEILFERHLKNKLYFYDEKERIYRKERRNEQEKTDQEKRNRWWHGYPPKS, from the coding sequence GTGGGACCAACTGCCGAAGAATATTATTTCAATAAACTTTTAGATCTTATACATAAAAGACTTTCAATTAATTGCAGGCAATATAATGAAGCTTATATAAAAAGGCGCATAAATGCAAGGATCTCGGCCAATGACCTTGAATTAGACAATTACAACGCCTACATTAAAATATTAGAAAAAAATCCCGAAGAATTAAGATATTTATTCGATGCGTTGACGATAAATGTTACAAAATTTTTCAGAGATATAAAGATCTGGAAATATATTCAGAACAATGTTTTGCCGATCATAATACGAGAAAAAAATACGTCTTATAACAAAAGTATCTCTGTTTGGTCTTGTGGATGTTCTTCAGGAGAAGAACCGTATTCTATCGCGGTATTATTATCCGAACTATATGAAAAACATAACTATAAAATCTATATAACAGCAACAGATATAGACGAAACCTCTCTTTTAAAAGCACGGAATGGGATCTACAGCACGGAATCTATGACTGAAATCCCAAAAGAATACATAAATAAATATTTTACAAAAATAGAAAATATCGGTTTATATAAAATAAACGACAAAATAAAAAATCAGGTTATTTTTAAACGCAAGGATGTATTTGGGGGCGAGGTTTTTTGCAATACCTTTGATATCGTGCTTTGCAGGAATATGCTGATCTATTTTAATGCCCAGGCAAAAGAAAAATTGGTGAATATTTTTCATAAATCTCTTGTTGAAAACGGCTGGCTGATCATCGGCGAATCTGAAATCCTTTTTGAAAGGCATTTAAAAAATAAGTTATACTTTTACGACGAAAAAGAAAGGATATACCGGAAAGAAAGACGGAATGAGCAGGAAAAAACTGACCAGGAAAAAAGAAACAGGTGGTGGCACGGATACCCGCCCAAAAGTTAA